The genomic window AACAGGAGTGAGCGAGTCGGCTGGAGAGGACGTGGCATCACTACTACGATAGCAGCGCACGAACCGTCCGCTCGGACGTGCGAACACGTACCCGTTCCGTTTAGACACGATCTGAATCGTGGTTTCACGGAGTGTCGATGAAAACGAGCGTCCTGCTACCGTGGCAACATGGAGTTGCCACTCCCTCCCCAGCCGATTCGCTCCCGTCGTCTGCTCACGGGCGCTTCGCGCCCGTTCGCATGGTATGCGGGACCTTCGGTCCCGCACTAGTCGCTCATCCCTCGCACGAATTTGCTGCCCGGCCTCGCGTTCGCTCGGCCGGTCGACAGCGCGCGCCACCGCATGCCGGACGACCGGTCCGCCGTCGGGACGAACCGAGCATCGTCGTCACCGCCGCGGAATTCGCGAGGGAGGACCCGCAAACGACGCATGAACATCGCGGACGTTTTGGTCCGGGCACGACTATCGCAGCGTAATGAACGACGAGTTGCGCGAGCGCATCGAGCGCGAGGCCGAGAAGCACGCGCTGTTGAACGCCGTCAAACACGAGAGCGACGCCGATGTCGGCGCGATCATGGGGCCGCTGATGGGCGACAACCCCGACTTCCGCGAGCACGGCGACGAGATCCCGGGCATCGCCGGCGGCGTCGTCGGCCGGGTCAACGACCTCGACTACGAGGAGAAACGCGAGCGCCTCGAGGACCTCGCCCCCGAGGAACTCGCCGAGATCGAGGCCGAAGAGGAGGAAGACGAGCACGACCTCCCGGACCTACCCAACGCCGAGGAGTACGACGAGATCCGGATGCGCGTCGCGCCCAACCCTAACGGGCCGTGGCACGTCGGCCACGCCCGGATGCCCGCCGTCATCGGCACGTACAAGGAACGGTACGACGGCTGGTTCTGCGTCCGATTCGACGACACCGACCCCGAGACGAAGCGACCCGATCTGGAGGCCTACGACGCCATCCTCGAGGACCTCGACTACCTCGGCTTCGAACCCGACGCGACCTACAGAGCCAGCGACCGCCTCGAGACCTACTACGAGCACGCCCGCGAACTGATCGAACTCGGCGGGGCCTACACCTGCTCGTGTTCGGGCGAGGAGTTCTCGGAGCTGAAGAACAGCGGCGAGCCGTGTCCCCACCGCGAGAAGGACGCCGAGACGGTCCGCGAGGAGTTCGAAGCCATGGTCGACGGCGAGTACAGCAGCGGCGAGATGGTCCTGCGGATCAAGACCGACATCGAGCACAAGAACCCCGCGCTCCGGGACTGGGTCGGGTTCCGGATGATCGACACCCCCCATCCCCGCGAGGCGGCCAGCGAGTACCGCTGCTGGCCCATGCTCGACTTCCAGTCGGGAGTCGACGACCACCTCCTCGAGATCAGCCACATCATCCGCGGGATCGACCTGCAGGACTCCGCGAAGCGCCAGCAGTTCGTCTACGACTACTTCGGATGGGACTATCCTGAAGTCGTCCACTGGGGCCACGTCCAGATCGACGCCTACGACGTGAAGATGAGCACGTCGACCATCGCCGAACTGATCGAGGAGGGCGAACTCGACGGCTGGGACGACCCGCGCGCGCCGACGCTCAAGAGCCTCCGCCGCCGGGGCATCCGCGGCGAGGCCATCGTCGAGGCGATGGCCGGGCTCGGCACCTCGACCAGCGACGTCGACCTCGCGATGAGTTCGATCTACGCGAACAACCGCGACCTGATCGACGAGGAGACCGACCGTCGCTTCTTCGTCCGCGAGGGCAACCAGCTGCCCATCTCCGGCGATCCGCCCGCGGAGGCGAACCCGCCGCTCCACCCCAACCACGAGGAGCGCGGTGTCCGCGAGATTCCCGTCAGCGACTCCGTGATGCTCGAGCCCGAGGACGTCCCCGAAGACGGCGAGCGGATCTGGCTCAAGGGACTGGGCTGTTTCCGGTACGCCGAGGGCGCGCTCGAGTACACGGCCGACGATATCGACGTGGTCCGCGAAGGCGCGGTCGACGTCGTCCACTGGGCCCCGGCGAGCGAGAGCGTCGACGTTCGGATGCGTACGCCCGACGGCGACGTTCGCGGCCACGCCGAGCCCGGCGTCGGCGACCTCGCACCCGACGAGATGGTGCAGTTCGAACGGGTCGGGTTCGCGAGGATTGACAGCGTGGCGCCACGCGCCACGGATGATTCGAGCGGACGAAGTCCGCGAGACCGTCACGACGATGAAGAAGACGAGACCGTCGTCTACTACGCGCATCCCTAGTTCGGCCCGGCGCCGACCGCACGTCGATCGGTCGGTCGGCCGGTGACGGTGGAACGTTACTGCGTCTCTGTCTCCGTTTCGGTTCCTGTTTCCGTCTCTGTACCCGTTTCCGGCTCCGTTCGGGCGCTCGTCTCCACGTCCGATTCGGTCGCCTCGGAGACGCGCTCGAGTTCGCTGCTGCCACACTCCGGACACGTCTCTTGCTCGCTGTGGAATCGGGTCTCGCAGTCGCGACAGCGGTAGGCAGCGCTGTCGTCGCGTGCGGCCACCGCCTCCTGCTTGAAGCGCTCGACTTTCTCGCCGAGCCGTTCGAACATGCTCATAGACGGAGTACGGTCCGTGGCCGGATAAGTTGCAGTCACGACGGCGCGAATACGAATCGGAGCGCTATCGTCTCGTCCCGACCGACGCGAGAACGGTAGCGTGCGAACGCGGCGATCAGAACACGAAGAGCGCGACGAGGAATCCCAGGAGGATCGTGAGGGTCAACAGCACCTGAATCGCCGTCGACGCGAGCATCCCGCCGGTCGCGTACGCCGCCGATCGGACGCTGCCGCCGGCGTCGCCACCTTGAACGAACTCGACGACGAAGACGGTCCCGAACAGCCCGGCGAGCAGCCCCAGCGGCCCGGTGACGATCATGAGGACGATGGCGACGACGGTGGCGATCGTGGTAGTGGTCCACGAGGCCCCGCCCGCCTTGGCGGCGATCGAGCCGCCGAACAGTTCCGCGACGATCGTCATGACGGCGAGGAGCGCGAGGACGGCGACCGTGAGGGTCCCGGGCTCGCTGAAGCCGGAGCCCCACCAGTAGAGCCCGAGTCCCGACAGCGAGAGCAGCCCGCCGGGGACCAGCGGGGCGACCGTTCCGACGACGCCGCCGACGAGCAGGGCGACCGCGATGATCGTGACTGCATCGACCATACGGGGACCGACGACGGGGCCGGCCAAAGGTGTACGGCCTTCGACCGGTCAGCGCTCGGCCACCGGTATCGTTACCTCCCGGCGTCCGAATCGACGGGTATGAGCGAGACGCGCGGGGCGATCATCGTCGGCGGCTCCTCCGGCATCGGCGAAGCGCTGGCTCGAGCGCTCGCCGACGAGGGATACGCGATCGGGCTGGCGGCCCGACGGACGGAACGCATGCAAGAGATCGGTGCCGCGTTGCCGACCGACGCCTCCGTCGCGACGATGGACGTCACCGATACCGCAGACGCCCGCGAGGGCTTCTTCGAACTCGCCGCGGCGATGCCGTCGGTCGACGTGGTCGTCATCAGCGCCGGCACCGCGGCGATGAACCCGGACCTCGAGTGGGAGTCCGAACGGGAGACGATCGACGTCAACGTCCGCGGGTTCACGGCGATCGCAACCGCCGCGATGGAGTACTTCGAGTCGACGCCCGACCACGCGCGA from Haloterrigena sp. KLK7 includes these protein-coding regions:
- a CDS encoding glutamate--tRNA ligase; translated protein: MNDELRERIEREAEKHALLNAVKHESDADVGAIMGPLMGDNPDFREHGDEIPGIAGGVVGRVNDLDYEEKRERLEDLAPEELAEIEAEEEEDEHDLPDLPNAEEYDEIRMRVAPNPNGPWHVGHARMPAVIGTYKERYDGWFCVRFDDTDPETKRPDLEAYDAILEDLDYLGFEPDATYRASDRLETYYEHARELIELGGAYTCSCSGEEFSELKNSGEPCPHREKDAETVREEFEAMVDGEYSSGEMVLRIKTDIEHKNPALRDWVGFRMIDTPHPREAASEYRCWPMLDFQSGVDDHLLEISHIIRGIDLQDSAKRQQFVYDYFGWDYPEVVHWGHVQIDAYDVKMSTSTIAELIEEGELDGWDDPRAPTLKSLRRRGIRGEAIVEAMAGLGTSTSDVDLAMSSIYANNRDLIDEETDRRFFVREGNQLPISGDPPAEANPPLHPNHEERGVREIPVSDSVMLEPEDVPEDGERIWLKGLGCFRYAEGALEYTADDIDVVREGAVDVVHWAPASESVDVRMRTPDGDVRGHAEPGVGDLAPDEMVQFERVGFARIDSVAPRATDDSSGRSPRDRHDDEEDETVVYYAHP
- a CDS encoding zinc ribbon domain-containing protein, which translates into the protein MSMFERLGEKVERFKQEAVAARDDSAAYRCRDCETRFHSEQETCPECGSSELERVSEATESDVETSARTEPETGTETETGTETETETQ
- a CDS encoding DUF456 domain-containing protein → MVDAVTIIAVALLVGGVVGTVAPLVPGGLLSLSGLGLYWWGSGFSEPGTLTVAVLALLAVMTIVAELFGGSIAAKAGGASWTTTTIATVVAIVLMIVTGPLGLLAGLFGTVFVVEFVQGGDAGGSVRSAAYATGGMLASTAIQVLLTLTILLGFLVALFVF
- a CDS encoding SDR family NAD(P)-dependent oxidoreductase, translating into MSETRGAIIVGGSSGIGEALARALADEGYAIGLAARRTERMQEIGAALPTDASVATMDVTDTADAREGFFELAAAMPSVDVVVISAGTAAMNPDLEWESERETIDVNVRGFTAIATAAMEYFESTPDHARAGDGHLVGISSVAAHFGVGGVQAYNASKAFVSTYLEGLRARQADRDADVTITTVEPGFVDTELSMGGFWECSPETAAAQIARAIRERRTHVYVTRRWRLVAWVLKATPESVLRRLLS